One window of Toxotes jaculatrix isolate fToxJac2 chromosome 19, fToxJac2.pri, whole genome shotgun sequence genomic DNA carries:
- the LOC121199917 gene encoding zinc-binding protein A33-like, producing the protein MDQPPRNLALKNLSDTLRQEKSQTATSGSEDVCSLHNEKLKLFCQDDEQLICVICRDSRKHKKHNCIPINEAAEDHRKKLTVGLMHLKGKLQSFQAEKLNCDKMASHIKVSNKQRLSVTYVCFHQKGVSPQLQAQGTERTIKEEFQKLYQFLRAEEAARIDAVRKEATLKSEAMSIRTANLNAEIYSLSAKIKTIEGKMRAEDVSFIMNVKTTMELSQCNLPDPETPSGALIDESKHLGNLLFTVWKKMKHMIEYTPVILDPNTGDSSLIVSEHLTRSTISDKSQPLPGNPERRRCSDVLGSEIFSSGKHSWDVEVGGYWAVGVATRTMNSTFEKIWGIYMCVCTDILRELTPEDYVEVVSENLFPQKVRVVLDYERGILSFFDLDRKAPVYTIKRTFTEPVCPYFRENAKILPSKLSVTTD; encoded by the exons ATGGATCAGCCTCCACGTAACCTGGCACTAAAAAATCTGTCTGACACCTTGAGACAAGAGAAGAGTCAAACAGCGACGTCAGGATCTGAGGACGTTTGCAGTCTGCACAATGAGAAACTCAAGCTCTTCTGTCAGGATGACGAACAGCTCATTTGTGTAATTTGTAGGGATTCAcgaaaacataagaaacacaaCTGCATCCCGATcaatgaagcagcagaagaCCATAGG AAAAAACTGACTGTTGGACTGATGCACCTGAAAGGAaaactgcagtcatttcaaGCAGAAAAACTCAACTGTGATAAAATGGCCAGCCACATCAAGGTAAGTAACAAACAGAGGTTGTCAGTAACATATGTCTGCTTTCATCAAAAAGGTGTTTCTCCTCAGCTCCAGGCTcaggggacagagaggacaatCAAAGAAGAGTTTCAAAAGCTTTACCAGTtcctgagagcagaggaggcagccaGGATAGATGCAGTGAGGAAGGAGGCGACGCTTAAGAGTGAGGCAATGAGCATCAGGACTGCTAATCTGAATGCAGAGATCTACTCACTCTCAGCCAAAATCAAAACCATTGAGGGGAAAATGAGAGCTGAAGATGTCTCTTTTATAATG AATGTCAAAACCACCATGGAGCT ATCACAGTGCAACCTGCCAGATCCAGAGACACCATCAGGAGCCCTGATTGATGAGAGCAAACATCTAGGGAACCTGCTATTCACAGTCTGGAAAAAGATGAAGCATATGATCGAATATA ctcCTGTAATTCTGGACCCCAACACTGGCGACTCGTCTCTGATCGTATCAGAACATTTGACCCGTTCAACAATAAGTGACAAGAGTCAGCCACTCCCTGGAAACCCTGAAAGACGGCGTTGCTCAGATGTTCTTGGATCTGAAATCTTTAGCTCTGGGAAACACAGCTGGGATGTGGAGGTAGGGGGTTATTGGGCTGTTGGTGTGGCGACGAGAACCATGAATTCAACTTTTGAAAAGATCTGGGGAAtctacatgtgtgtttgcacagacaTTTTACGTGAACTTACTCCAGAGGACTATGTGGAAGTTGTATCTGAAAATTTGTTTCCGCAAAAAGTCAGAGTGGTGCTAGATTATGAACGAGGAATACTGTCCTTTTTTGACCTTGACAGAAAAGCACCTGTATACACCATCAAACGCACTTTCACAGAGCCAGTTTGTCCATATTTTCGTGAGAATGCAAAAATCCTTCCATCTAAATTGTCAGTGACAACTGACTAG
- the tcf21 gene encoding transcription factor 21, producing MSTGSLSDVDDELLDGILKFGSSGKDSNESTEESSNCEGPFANDDRRDAPGKKRKTASRKTAPKGVAQQEGKQVQRNAANARERARMRVLSKAFSRLKTSLPWVPPDTKLSKLDTLRLASSYIAHLRQILANDKYENGYIHPVNLTWPFMVAGKPENELKEMLNTTRLCGTTAS from the exons ATGTCCACCGGGTCTCTCAGCGATGTCGACGACGAGCTCCTGGACGGCATCCTGAAGTTTGGCTCCTCCGGTAAAGACTCCAACgagagcacagaggagagcTCCAACTGCGAGGGCCCCTTCGCGAACGACGACCGGAGAGACGCGCCGGGTAAGAAGAGGAAGACAGCGTCCCGGAAGACAGCACCCAAGGGTGTGGCACAGCAGGAGGGCAAGCAGGTGCAGAGGAACGCAGCGAATGCTCGGGAGAGAGCCAGGATGCGCGTCCTGTCCAAAGCCTTTTCTCGGCTGAAGACCTCTTTACCCTGGGTACCACCGGACACCAAGCTCTCCAAACTGGACACGCTGCGCCTGGCCTCCAGCTACATTGCGCACCTCCGGCAGATACTGGCCAACGACAAATATGAAAACGGATATATCCACCCTGTTAACCTG ACTTGGCCCTTCATGGTCGCAGGTAAACCGGAGAACGAGTTGAAGGAGATGCTCAACACAACGCGGTTATGTGGTACAACGGCGTCTTGA